One stretch of Oncorhynchus clarkii lewisi isolate Uvic-CL-2024 chromosome 3, UVic_Ocla_1.0, whole genome shotgun sequence DNA includes these proteins:
- the LOC139389746 gene encoding platelet-activating factor acetylhydrolase IB subunit alpha1-like isoform X1 has protein sequence MRRNYQAARTSITTDKVMSSGDSNPAATPTPCVDIQGDGRWMSLHNHFVSNSKDKEPDVLFVGDSLVQLLHQFEVWRELFSPLHALNFGVGGDETQHVLWRLSNGELAHISPKVVVLWVGTHNHGHTAEQICGGIMAIVQLIKDKLPKAYTLVLGVLPRGKMPNPLRERNAQVNKLVKDAVSSLPHASLLNVDPGFVHSDGSISHQDLYDFLHLTPQGYQAVCQPLHAHLKGLLEKQAEN, from the exons ATGAGGAG GAACTATCAGGCAGCCCGAACCTCAATTACG ACAGACAAAGTGATGAGCTCAGGAGACTCCAACCCCGCCGCCACACCCACTCCTTGTGTGGACATCCAGGGAGATGGCAGATGGATGTCTTTG CATAACCACTTTGTGTCTAACAGCAAGGACAAGGAACCTGATGTCCTGTTTGTAGGAGACTCTCTTGTCCAGCTCTTGCACCAGTTTGAG GTGTGGCGAGAGCTGTTCTCCCCTCTCCACGCTCTCAACTTTGGGGTGGGTGGTGACGAAACACAGCACGTCTTGTGGAGATTGAGCAATGGAGAGTTGGCCCACATCAGCCCAAAG GTTGTGGTGCTGTGGGTGGGCACCCATAATCACGGTCACACTGCAGAACAGATCTGTGGAGGCATTATGGCCATAGTCCAACTCATCAAGGACAAGCTGCCGAAGGCTTACACTCTCGTACTG GGAGTGCTGCCCAGGGGTAAGATGCCCAACCCCCTGCGGGAGAGGAACGCCCAGGTCAACAAGCTGGTCAAGGATGCAGTGTCCTCTCTCCCCCACGCCTCCCTCCTCAATGTTGACCCCGGCTTTGTGCACTCGGACGGCAGCATCTCCCACCAGGACCTGTATGACttcctccacctcacccctcaGGGCTACCAGGCTGTGTGCCAGCCGCTACACGCCCACCTCAAGGGCCTGCTGGAGAAACAGGCTGAAAACTGA
- the LOC139389746 gene encoding platelet-activating factor acetylhydrolase IB subunit alpha1-like isoform X2, with protein MSSGDSNPAATPTPCVDIQGDGRWMSLHNHFVSNSKDKEPDVLFVGDSLVQLLHQFEVWRELFSPLHALNFGVGGDETQHVLWRLSNGELAHISPKVVVLWVGTHNHGHTAEQICGGIMAIVQLIKDKLPKAYTLVLGVLPRGKMPNPLRERNAQVNKLVKDAVSSLPHASLLNVDPGFVHSDGSISHQDLYDFLHLTPQGYQAVCQPLHAHLKGLLEKQAEN; from the exons ATGAGCTCAGGAGACTCCAACCCCGCCGCCACACCCACTCCTTGTGTGGACATCCAGGGAGATGGCAGATGGATGTCTTTG CATAACCACTTTGTGTCTAACAGCAAGGACAAGGAACCTGATGTCCTGTTTGTAGGAGACTCTCTTGTCCAGCTCTTGCACCAGTTTGAG GTGTGGCGAGAGCTGTTCTCCCCTCTCCACGCTCTCAACTTTGGGGTGGGTGGTGACGAAACACAGCACGTCTTGTGGAGATTGAGCAATGGAGAGTTGGCCCACATCAGCCCAAAG GTTGTGGTGCTGTGGGTGGGCACCCATAATCACGGTCACACTGCAGAACAGATCTGTGGAGGCATTATGGCCATAGTCCAACTCATCAAGGACAAGCTGCCGAAGGCTTACACTCTCGTACTG GGAGTGCTGCCCAGGGGTAAGATGCCCAACCCCCTGCGGGAGAGGAACGCCCAGGTCAACAAGCTGGTCAAGGATGCAGTGTCCTCTCTCCCCCACGCCTCCCTCCTCAATGTTGACCCCGGCTTTGTGCACTCGGACGGCAGCATCTCCCACCAGGACCTGTATGACttcctccacctcacccctcaGGGCTACCAGGCTGTGTGCCAGCCGCTACACGCCCACCTCAAGGGCCTGCTGGAGAAACAGGCTGAAAACTGA